TTCATACTGGGCCAGCTCCACCTGGAGGGCCCCTTCCCGGGTGTGGGCATGCTGGGCGAAGATGTCAAGGATCAGGGCCGTGCGGTCCAGCACCCGCACCTCGTCGCCAAAGGCGTTCTCCAGGTTGCGTTGCTGGGAGGGGGAGAGCTCATCGTCGAAGATGACCATGTTGGCGTTCATGGCCCGGACCAGGGCGCGGATCTCCTCCACCTTCCCGGGCCCGATGTAGGTGGCGGGGTGGATCCGGCGCAGGCGCTGGACCGCCCGGCCGACGACCTCCACGCCGGCCGTGCGGGCCAGCTGCGCCAGCTCGTCCAGGGAGTCCTCCACGGGCAGCAGCCCCGGCTTCCCATAGACTTCCGTGCCGACCAGCACGGCGCGATCGACCGGGGCCGTCGTCTCCCGGGTTTCTCGTCCGATCGGACACCTCCTTGTCCGCGGTTAGGGGCGCGGGGCACCGGACCGGCGTCCTTCTCGCCAGGCGGTCCAGAGCGCCCATCCGAAGACCAGGGCTTCGAACAGGGCAGCGGCGATGAGATAGGGCTCATAGCTCATCCCTCACCCTCCCAGAGCCTGCTGGAAGGCCTGGATGCGGCGCGCGGCTTCCTCCAGGCGGGGGACCGGCTGGACCAGGGAGATCCGGATGTAGCCTTCGCCGGCCTCGCCGAACATGGCCCCGGGGGCGACGGAGACGCCGGTGGCCTCCAGCAGCCGGGCGGCGTAATCGGCGCTGCGCCAGCCCTCGGGCAGCCGCGCCCACACATAAATCGTGGCACGGGGCCGCTCCGTCGTCAAGCCCGCGGCGTTCAGGGCGTCCACCATCACGTCCCGCCGCCGGGCGTATTCGGCGTTGCGCTCCGCCATCCACTCGTCGTCGTGGGTGAGGGCCACGGCCGCGGCCTCCTGGATGGGGCGGAAGTGCCCGGAGTCGATGTTGCTTTTGAGCCGGGCCAGGGTGCCCACCACCTCCGCGTTGCCCACCAGCATCCCCACACGCCAGCCGGCCATGTTGTGGGATTTGGAGAGGGAGTAGAACTCCACGGCCACCTCTTTGGCCCCCGGGACGCTGAGGACGCTGGGGGCTCGGTAGCCGTCGAAGGCGACGTCGGCGTAGGGGTTATCGTAGGCCAGGAGCAGGTTGTGCCGGCGGGCGAAAGCCACCGCCTCCGTTAGGAACTCCGGGGTGGGGCAGGCGGCGGTGGGATTGTTGGGATAGTTCAGCCAGAGGATCTTCGCCCGGGCCAGGACCTCGGCGGGGATCTCGGAGAAATCCGGGAACCAGCCCCGCTCCCGCCGCAGCGGCATGTAGAAGACATCGGCCCCGGCCGCCAGGGCCCCATCCGTGTAGGTGGGGTATCCCGGGGAGGGGACTAAGGCGACATCCCCTGGGCCCAGGTAGGCCAGGCTCAGGTTGAAGATCCCCTCCTTGGAGCCGATGAGGATCAGGACCTCGCGGTCGGGGTCGAGCGCCACGCCGAAGCGGCGGGCGTAGAAGCGGGCCACCGCCTGGCGCAGGGCGGGGATCCCCCGGTAGCCGGCGTAACCGTGGGCCCGGGGGTCCCGCGCGCTTTTTTCCATGGCCTCGAGGATGAAGGATGGGGGGGCCATATCCGGGCTGCCGATGTCCAGGCGGATGACGTCGCGGCCCTCTGCCTGGAGCTCCGCGATCCGCCGCTCCAGGGCGGCGAAGGGATACGGCTTCAGGCGCTGCATGCGCTCCGAGGGGGCAGGCGGCATCTCCCTTCCACCTCCATGGTTTCCCCCTATTGTATCTGGCAGACAGGAAATCCGCATAGGATGGCTGGGGTGCAGGGCCTTTCAGATTTTCTGGGCGTGTAGGGCAACTGCTCGCAGTTGCCCCACATAATGCGCGGGTCCGGTAGGGACGACCCGCCGGGTCGCCCGATCACGGCCGGCGCGCGCGCAGCCGGTCCACCGTGTGGGGGGGGACCGGGAGGGCTCCGAGGAGGATGCGGCCGTCGGGGGTGGGACCGTGGAAGTCGCTGCCGCCGGTGGGGACCAGGTCGTAGATCCGGGCGATCTCCATCAACCGGGCGGTGTCGGCCTCGGAGTGGTCAGGATGATAGACCTCCAGGCCGGCCAACCCGGCCTCCCACAGGCTCCGGAGATCCCGGGGGAGGCCGGAGCGGCCCGGGTGGGCCAGGACCGCCACCCCCCCGGCGGCCCGGATCCGCGCGATGACCTCCTGGGGATCCACGGGCCGCCGGGGCACATAGGCCGGGCGATCCCGTCCCAGGTAACGGCGGAAGGCCTCCGCCTCGTCGGCCACGTAGCCTTGTTCCACCATCGCCCGGGCCAGATGCGGGCGCCCCAGCACGTCCCCCCGGGCCAGCTCCAGCACCCGCTCCCAGGGGACCGGCAGCCCCAGCCGGGCTAGGCGCTCGGCCATTGCCCGGATCCGCTCCACCCGCTCCGCCTGCATGGCCTCCAGCATACGGAGCAGCTCCGGGTGGAGGGGATCGATGAAGTAGCCCAGCAGGTCGATCTCCTCCTCCGGGCCGCCGACGCTGATCTCCACACCGGGGATCACCTCCAGGGGGGTGCCGCGGGCATGGGCCGCCGCCTCGAGGACACCCTGGGTGGTCTCATGGTCGGTGATGGCCAGGTATCGGAGGCCGCGCGAGAGGGCCTCCTGCACCACCCGGGCGGGGGTCCACAGGCCATCCGAGGCGGTGGTGTGGACGTGGAGGTCGAGGCGGACGCTCATCGCTTTTCGATGACGAAGCGGATGGCTGTCCGCTCCTGGTCGTTGATCTTGACGTCGGTGAACTCGGGGATGCAGACGATGTCGATGCCATCCTGGGCGAGGTAGGTGCGGGCGATGCAGATGGCCTTGACCGCCTGGTTGACGGCCCCGGCCCCGATGGCCTGCACCTCCGCCCGCCCGCGCTCCCGGATGACACCTGCGATGGCGCCGGCCACGGCTGTGGTGCGTGACTTGGCAGCAACCTTAATGGTATCCATGCTCTCCCTCCGTGGGGCTGAAGGATGGCGATGGGAAACCGCGGCCTGTGGTGAGGGATGCGCTTTCCGGTTGAGCGGCAGACCTCCTCCCGTGGATTCAGGGCAACGGAGGGAGCGACCCGCCGTTGCGGCCGGTTTGGGGAATATTATAACCTGGAGCGCCACAATGTGGCGTAGGGCTTGAGGGAGCCGGCAGCGCAGCCCCGCCTTCAGCGGGACAGCCGCCGGACGATGCGCCCCCGGCTCAGGTCGTAGGGGGAGAGCTCCACCAGCACCCGGTCCCCCAGGAGCACGCGAATGTAATACATCCGCATCCGGCCGGAGAGGTGGGCCAGCACCTCATGGCCGTTGTCCAGGCGGACCTTGAACATCGTATTCGGAAGGGTCTCCACCACAGTGCCTTCCACCTGGATGACATCCTTGGCCTTCTCGCCGCCTTTCGCCATCGAGCCTCCCGGGACCTCGAGGGTTGTCTCTTCGGACGCGATGCTTCATCCATATTTTAGCGGGGATCCGGAGGGAGGAGAATCCGCACGGACTCCTCCTCATCGCCCCTGCAGCCGCATCCACCAGGCCTGCCAGGGGAGGGGAGTGGGGGTAGGGGTAGGAGGAGATGGCGGAGGAGAGGCCGACGGGGTCCACGATAGGCGGTAGGGGGTTTCGTTTGGGCGGACCATCCCGGCCTCCAAGCGGGCCCAGCGGGCGACGAACTCCTCGCTCTGGACGTAGCGGGCCTGTTCGGCCAGGCGGGTTGCTCGGGCCTGTTCGGTGGCGATGGCCGCGCGCAGGCGCTCCGCCCGTTCCACCCGCTGCCGGTAGATCTCCAGGTTCTCCCAGGCGATGTGGGCCAGGGCGAGCAGGGCGGCCAGCACGGTGAGGCGGACCCCCCAGCGCCATATCCGATCCAGCCAGCGGCGCATGCGGCGCTTCCTTACTCAGGAGTTGGACAGGCGCTTTTCTCAACAAAAAGCCCGGAGGCGGGAGCGGCCTCCGGGCAGTGCCGGGGGCGGGATTTGAACCCGCACGGGCGCATGCCCACCACGCCCTGAACGTGGCGCGTCTGCCAGTTCCGCCACCCCGGCGTTTCGTTTTCAATTCTACCAGGGCCGTCCGGGATGTCAAATCCGCCGGGGCGGCGGCTTCATCCTCCGGAAGCTCCCTCACCGAACGCCGGCGAGGGCCTGGGCGCGCTCCTGAGCGTCCAGGGCGGCGATAGCCGCGATGAAGACGATGTCCTGGACCTCGTCGCCGGTCTGGAGCACGTGGACGGGCTTGCCCATCCCCAGAAGGATCGGCCCGATGGCCTGGGCGTTCCCGAGGCGCTGCAGCAGCTTATACGAGACGTTCGCCGCCTCCAGGTCCGGGAAGACCAGCACGTTGGCGTCCTTCACCCGGCTGAAGGGGTAGCGCTCCTCGATGATCTCCGGCACCACCGCCGTGTCGGCCTGCATCTCCCCGTCGATCAGGATGTCCGGCCGCCGCTGGCGCACGATCTCCACGGCCTGGCGCACCTTCTCGGAGAGCGGGTGGCGGGTGCTGCCGAAGTTGGAGAAGGAGAGCATGGCCACCCGCGGCTCAATGTCGAAGCGCCGGGCGAAGTCGGCCGCCATGATGGCGATCTCCGCCAGGTCCTCGGCTGTGGGTTCGATGTTCACCGTGGCGTCGGTGAAGAAGTAGACCTTCTCCTTCACGATCATGATGTAAAGCCCGGCGACCTTGCGCATGCCCTCCCGGACCCCCACGACCTGGAGGGCGGGGCGGATGACGGCGGGGTAGTCGTAGGTGAGGCCGGAGATGAAGGCGTCGGCGTCCCCCATCTCGACCATCATGGGCCCGAAGTAGTTGGGCTCCCGCATCAGCGTGCGGGCCAGGGGGAGGGTGACGCCTTTGCGCTGCCGCTTCTCGTAGAGGCGCTGGGCGTATTCCTCCAGCCGCGGGAACTCGGGCGGGTAGACGATCTCCGGCTGGCAGCGCAGCCCCAGCTCCTCGATGCGCCGGCGGATGACCTCGGGGCGCCCGATGAGGATGGGCCGGCCGATCCCCTCCTCCTGGATCAGGGCGGCGGCCCGCAGGATCTTGGGCTCCTCGCCCTCCCCGAAGGCGATGCGCTTGGGGGCCGCCTTCGCCTTGTTGATGATGAAGCGCATCACCTGGGTGCCCTTGCCCAGCCGGGCGGCCAGCCGCTCCCGGTATTCCTCGACGTCGATGTGGATCCGCGCCACGCCGGTCTCCATGGCCGCCTGGGCGACCGCCGGCGCCTCCCAGAGCATCACCCGCGGGTCCAGCGGCTTCGGGATGATGTAGTCCGGCCCGAAGCGCAGCGTCTCCAGCCCGTAGGCCTTCAGCACGCTGTCCGGCACGTCCTCCCGGGCCAGGGCGGCCAGGGCCCGGGCCGCGGCCAGCTTCATCTCGTCGTTGATCGCCCGCGCCCGCACGTCCAGGGCCCCGCGGAAGATGAAGGGGAAGCCCAGGACGTTGTTGACCTGGTTGGGGTAATCGCTGCGGCCGGTGGCCACGATGGCGTCGGGGCGGACCTCCTTGGCCAGCTCGTAGCGGATCTCGGGGTCCGGGTTGGCCAGGGCGAAGATGATGGGCCGCTCGGCCATGGATTTCACCATCTCGGGGGTGAGCACGTCCGCCACTGAGAGGCCCAGGAAGACGTCGGCTCCCCGGATGGCCTCGGCGAGGGTGCGGGCCTCGGTGTCGGCGGCGAAGCGCTCCTTGTAGGGGTTCATCCCCTCCTTGCGTCCCTTGTAGATCACCCCCTTCGTGTCCAGCAGGATGAGGTTCTCCTTGCGCACCCCCAGCTTCACCCAGAGATCGGCGCAGGCGATGCCGGAGGCCCCCGCGCCGTTGATCACCACCTTGATCTCATCGATGCGCTTGCCCACCAGCTCCAGGGCGTTGAGCAGGGCGGCCGCGGAGATCACCGCCGTCCCATGCTGGTCGTCGTGGAAGACCGGGATGTCCAGGGTAGCCCGCAGGGTTTCCTCGATGTAGAAGCACTCCGGCGCCTTGATGTCCTCCAGGTTGATCCCCCCGAAGGTGGGGGCGATGGCCTGCACCACCCGGATGAACTCATCCGGATCCCGGGTGTTCACCTCGATGTCGATGGCATCCACATCGGCGAACTTCTTGAAGAGCACCGCCTTGCCTTCCATCACCGGCTTGGAGGCCAGGGCCCCCCGATCCCCCAGGCCCAGGATGGCGGTGCCGTTGGAGATCACCGCCACCAGGTTCCCCTTGATGGTATATTCATAAGCCAGGTCTGGGTCCTTCTCGATCTCCAGGACCGGATACGCCACGCCCGGGCTGTAGGCCAGGGAGAGGTCCCGCTGGGTGATCATGGGCTTGGTGGGGACGATCTCCAGCTTGCCCGGACGGCCTTTGCGGTGGTATTCCAGGGCGTCTTCCCGGAGCATGGGAACCTCCTTGCTGGGTAAGCTGTGCCGGATCCGCGCCTTCCACCTTACCCCCGCGCCGGAGGCCCGGCAAACCGGTCCGGGGCGGGCTGTCCTGGGACTTCCTAATCTGTCCTGAATGGAGTTACGGCGCCGTTACATCGTTCAGTAAACGAATGCCTCCAGTGCGTAGGGGGCGACGCGGGGGCCTTCCCCTCCCGGGGCGCGCAGGCCGGCGCGGAGGGCCTCGGCCTGTGCCCGGCGCTCCGCCGGGGAGAGGGGGCGGATCCCCCAGGCCTCCGCTGCCGCGCGGTAGGGCGTCCCCGGCATCTCCACGAAGTCCGAAAGGTAAACCAGATCCCGTCGGTCCAGCGGCATGGCCTTTAAGACGGCCAGCGTATCCTCCACGTGACCATGGGCGAAGCGGTCCCCGCCGACCCCGATCATGACGATCACCCCGACGGAGAGGCCGGCAGCCTTCAGCCGACGCACGGTCTCGATCATCCCTTCCACCGTCGCGGGCTTGCGCAGGAACTCCAGCAGGGGCGCATGCCCGCTCTCCAGGCCGATGTAGACCCGGCGCAACCCCATGGCGCGCAGCTGGGCGTAATCCTCCACGGTCTTCCGCAGCCCGGTGAAGCCGTCCAGGAAGGCGTAGATCCCGGCGAAGCCGCGCCCGGAGCCGTCGGCCTGCAGCGGGAAGGCTTGTCGCAGACGCTCCAGGAGGGCGATCAGGCGGGGCATCGGGATGGCGAGGGCGTTGGCGCTGCCCAGGAAGATCGTCCGCCGCATCCACAGGCCCTCGCCGAAGAAGTCGCGGATCGCATGCAGGTGGGCCTCGAACGCCTCGGGGGAGCGCACCCGGAAGGGCACCGACCGATAGAACCCGCAGAAGATGCAGGTGTTGAAGGGGCAGCCGGTGGTCGCCTGGACAACGAGGGAGAGATACTGATCCGGGGGGAGGATCCCGATGGGGGCGTAGACCTCCGTGAACCGTCGCGCGTCGGCCTCCAGGGCTTCGAAGTCCATCGCGGCCGCTCGCCGGAGCGCCTCCAGGATGCGGAACCAGTCCTCCGGATCGGGAGGCGGGGTGATCCAGCGGAGGGAGGGGGTGGAGAGCGCGCGAAGCAACTCCCGAAGCCGCCGGGCGAGCTCCTCCTCCAGGGCGCGGACTTCCTCCCGGGAGAGCCAGCGACGTTGGAGCCCCTCGGGGGTCATCCGGATGGCCTGGATCCGGTTGTCGAGCCCGCGGCGGTAGGTGAGCTCCCCAAGGGTGGCGCTCCAGAGGCGGCCGGCGCGATCATAGGCCAGGACATCGCGCCCGTAGAGGTGAAGGGAGAGGGCGCCGGGCTGCAGGTTCAGGGTCACCGGTCCTTCCCGGGTCTCCAGCCGGACCATCATCCTCGCCGCCTGGGGCGAATCCCGGGCCCCTCTTTCCACCCTCAGTTTATACACGTGGAAGGCATTCGGCAAGGTCTAGGGCGGAAGTTTGGAGGAGCGGCTTTCGCCGTGACCCGGACCCTGGGTGCGGGCCGAAATCCATTTCGGCATCCCTGTGGTGAGGGGTAAGGGGCCGTCCGCGAATGGGAACACGAATACACGAATGCGGGGAATCTATTCCGTCGGGGCGGATGCCGCCGCGAACCCTTGCGGGATCGAAGACGCGAAGCTCGGGGTTGAAGTCCCCTATGTAAGCCGAGATTCATTTCGGCCTCCATGCGCAGCAGCGGCTTTCGCCGCAAACCATTGCGTCATCGAAAACAGTGGTTCGGGGCTGAAGCCCCTCCTACAAAAATCATCGACCTGGCATCCACGCGGTAGCCGCGATCCTTGCCCCATCGAGTGGAAGCCCCCTACAGCAGGGGCGCGTCCGGGTGGGGGACGCGGGCCGTCAGGATCTCCTCGCCGTCCTCCGTGGCGGCCACAGCGAGGAACCCGGGCATGGGCCCGAGATCCCGGTATCCTCGCCCCTCGGGGGCGAGGCGCGCGTCCCGGGCGAAGAGGGCGGATTGCCCGTAGAAGGCCAGGTCGAACAGCGCCCCGGTCATCATCGGGTTCAGGGCGTAGGCGAAGCGACCCTCCTGCACGGTGGCCGCCCACGCGCCCCGCAGCCAATCCGCTTGCTGTTCGGGGGTCCAGGGGCCCGGGTTGGCTGAGGGCTGGACCAGGATCTGCGCCCCCTGGCGGGCGAGGAGCTCCCGCACCGGGGATTCCGGGACGAAGGCGTCCAGGCAGACGGCGATCCCGATGCGACCGACTTCTGTGTCGAAAACCCGGATCGCCTCCGGCGCCCCAGGGGAGAGATCCAGCCCGGCGGGGCCTTCCAGGTCGATGAGGGCGACCTTGGTCTGGAGCCCGATCAGACGCCCGTCAGGGCCGAAGAGGGCCGCCGTGTTGTAGACCGCTGGACCCCGTGGGCGTAGCGGGCGGGGAAGTTCCCCTTCACGGATCCCGTAATCCGCGAGGGGGGCCGAGCCAGCGACGAGGTAAATCCGGTGGGCACGGGCTAGCTGGGAGAAGGTCTCCAGATAGAGGCGGGCGAGGAGGGGGTTGATCGTCAGCAGAAGGGCGCGGGCCCAGCTGACCCGGTGGCGCAGGCGCCGGTAGAGGGCGGGGAGGAGCCGTCGGCGCAGGGCGAAGGCCATCGCCGCCGCCATCGAGGGCTGGCGGATCAACCCCGGGGGGAGGATGGCCAGGGCGGCGAGCAGCCCGACATCCTCCGGAAGGGCCACCAGGGCCGGCGCCCGGGGATCCAGGGGGGCGCACGCCTGCTGGAGCAAGGCAGCCATCCGGGCGGCGAAGGCCTCCGGCGAGCGCCCATCCGCCACGCTCCAGCGCATCTGGACGGCGACCAACTGGATCGTCAGGGACACCGGGCTGGACCTCCTCCAAGGGCTCAGGGGGTGGAAGGTCGATCCGCGTTTCGATACAGGCCGTGGGCGTGGATGTAGGCCTCCACCTCCGGGGGGACCAGATAGCGGATGGAGCCGCCCTGTCGGACCCGCCGACGCAGGTCGTGGGAGGCGATGTCCAGGAAAGGGGCGTCCAGCCAGATCAAGCGGCGGCTGATCCCAGGCAGCGCCTGCTCCAGCAGCGGCATGTGGACCACATAGCCGGGCCGCGGCATCACCGCCAGCCAGGTCATCTGGATCAGGCGGTGCGGATCCCGCCAGCGAGGGAGATCCACCAGGGAGTCCGAGCCCATCAGGAAGAAGAACTCCGCCTCCGGGTAGGCCTCCCGCAGGATCGTCAGCAGGTCCACGGTGTAATGGGGGCCGGGGCGATCGATGTCCGCCCGGGAGATCTCGAAGAAGGGGTTGCCGGCGATGGCCAGCTCCAGCATCTGCAGGCGGTGGGCGATGGGGGTGACCTCCGCCGTCGGTTTGTGGGGCGGTTGCGCGGCGGGGATGAACAGCACCCGATCCAGCTGCAGCTGGATCCGGGCCTGCTCCGCCAGCACCAGATGTCCGTAGTGGGGAGGATCGAAGGTCCCTCCCAGCAACCCCAGGCGTTTCATCGGGCTCGCTCCGAAGGCCTTTGCGCCGATTGAAATCGGCCTCTTCAGGCGCTTCGCGCCGGGCGTCGGCCTGCGCCGACGCGAAGGGTGATTTTCCGGTCGGCGGAGGCCGACCGTTGGCCCAAGGCCTTTCGAGGTCGAATTCATTCGACGCGTTTTGACGCCGATTGAAATCGGCCTTCTAAGGCGCTGCGCGCCGGGCGTCGGTCTACGCCGACGCGAAGGATGCTTTCCCGGTCGGCGCAGGCCGACCGTTGGCCGGAGGCCTTTCGAAGGTCGAATTCATTCGACCCCCATCGCCTCACGATCGCTTCCCCACATCTGCCCAGTCCACCCATTCCAGAACCGCATCGCCGATGTAGACGGTGTCCCCGGGTCGCACCCCGGCCTTCTCCAGGGCCTCGATGACCCCCAGGCGCTCCAGCTGGCGGTGGAGGTGCATGAGGCCCTCCTCGGAATCG
Above is a genomic segment from Thermoflexus hugenholtzii JAD2 containing:
- a CDS encoding aminotransferase class I/II-fold pyridoxal phosphate-dependent enzyme; this translates as MPPAPSERMQRLKPYPFAALERRIAELQAEGRDVIRLDIGSPDMAPPSFILEAMEKSARDPRAHGYAGYRGIPALRQAVARFYARRFGVALDPDREVLILIGSKEGIFNLSLAYLGPGDVALVPSPGYPTYTDGALAAGADVFYMPLRRERGWFPDFSEIPAEVLARAKILWLNYPNNPTAACPTPEFLTEAVAFARRHNLLLAYDNPYADVAFDGYRAPSVLSVPGAKEVAVEFYSLSKSHNMAGWRVGMLVGNAEVVGTLARLKSNIDSGHFRPIQEAAAVALTHDDEWMAERNAEYARRRDVMVDALNAAGLTTERPRATIYVWARLPEGWRSADYAARLLEATGVSVAPGAMFGEAGEGYIRISLVQPVPRLEEAARRIQAFQQALGG
- a CDS encoding PHP domain-containing protein, whose protein sequence is MSVRLDLHVHTTASDGLWTPARVVQEALSRGLRYLAITDHETTQGVLEAAAHARGTPLEVIPGVEISVGGPEEEIDLLGYFIDPLHPELLRMLEAMQAERVERIRAMAERLARLGLPVPWERVLELARGDVLGRPHLARAMVEQGYVADEAEAFRRYLGRDRPAYVPRRPVDPQEVIARIRAAGGVAVLAHPGRSGLPRDLRSLWEAGLAGLEVYHPDHSEADTARLMEIARIYDLVPTGGSDFHGPTPDGRILLGALPVPPHTVDRLRARRP
- a CDS encoding stage V sporulation protein S; amino-acid sequence: MDTIKVAAKSRTTAVAGAIAGVIRERGRAEVQAIGAGAVNQAVKAICIARTYLAQDGIDIVCIPEFTDVKINDQERTAIRFVIEKR
- the infA gene encoding translation initiation factor IF-1, with protein sequence MAKGGEKAKDVIQVEGTVVETLPNTMFKVRLDNGHEVLAHLSGRMRMYYIRVLLGDRVLVELSPYDLSRGRIVRRLSR
- a CDS encoding septum formation initiator family protein gives rise to the protein MRRWLDRIWRWGVRLTVLAALLALAHIAWENLEIYRQRVERAERLRAAIATEQARATRLAEQARYVQSEEFVARWARLEAGMVRPNETPYRLSWTPSASPPPSPPTPTPTPLPWQAWWMRLQGR
- a CDS encoding NADP-dependent malic enzyme, which produces MLREDALEYHRKGRPGKLEIVPTKPMITQRDLSLAYSPGVAYPVLEIEKDPDLAYEYTIKGNLVAVISNGTAILGLGDRGALASKPVMEGKAVLFKKFADVDAIDIEVNTRDPDEFIRVVQAIAPTFGGINLEDIKAPECFYIEETLRATLDIPVFHDDQHGTAVISAAALLNALELVGKRIDEIKVVINGAGASGIACADLWVKLGVRKENLILLDTKGVIYKGRKEGMNPYKERFAADTEARTLAEAIRGADVFLGLSVADVLTPEMVKSMAERPIIFALANPDPEIRYELAKEVRPDAIVATGRSDYPNQVNNVLGFPFIFRGALDVRARAINDEMKLAAARALAALAREDVPDSVLKAYGLETLRFGPDYIIPKPLDPRVMLWEAPAVAQAAMETGVARIHIDVEEYRERLAARLGKGTQVMRFIINKAKAAPKRIAFGEGEEPKILRAAALIQEEGIGRPILIGRPEVIRRRIEELGLRCQPEIVYPPEFPRLEEYAQRLYEKRQRKGVTLPLARTLMREPNYFGPMMVEMGDADAFISGLTYDYPAVIRPALQVVGVREGMRKVAGLYIMIVKEKVYFFTDATVNIEPTAEDLAEIAIMAADFARRFDIEPRVAMLSFSNFGSTRHPLSEKVRQAVEIVRQRRPDILIDGEMQADTAVVPEIIEERYPFSRVKDANVLVFPDLEAANVSYKLLQRLGNAQAIGPILLGMGKPVHVLQTGDEVQDIVFIAAIAALDAQERAQALAGVR
- a CDS encoding radical SAM protein, translating into MMVRLETREGPVTLNLQPGALSLHLYGRDVLAYDRAGRLWSATLGELTYRRGLDNRIQAIRMTPEGLQRRWLSREEVRALEEELARRLRELLRALSTPSLRWITPPPDPEDWFRILEALRRAAAMDFEALEADARRFTEVYAPIGILPPDQYLSLVVQATTGCPFNTCIFCGFYRSVPFRVRSPEAFEAHLHAIRDFFGEGLWMRRTIFLGSANALAIPMPRLIALLERLRQAFPLQADGSGRGFAGIYAFLDGFTGLRKTVEDYAQLRAMGLRRVYIGLESGHAPLLEFLRKPATVEGMIETVRRLKAAGLSVGVIVMIGVGGDRFAHGHVEDTLAVLKAMPLDRRDLVYLSDFVEMPGTPYRAAAEAWGIRPLSPAERRAQAEALRAGLRAPGGEGPRVAPYALEAFVY
- a CDS encoding carbon-nitrogen hydrolase family protein; its protein translation is MSLTIQLVAVQMRWSVADGRSPEAFAARMAALLQQACAPLDPRAPALVALPEDVGLLAALAILPPGLIRQPSMAAAMAFALRRRLLPALYRRLRHRVSWARALLLTINPLLARLYLETFSQLARAHRIYLVAGSAPLADYGIREGELPRPLRPRGPAVYNTAALFGPDGRLIGLQTKVALIDLEGPAGLDLSPGAPEAIRVFDTEVGRIGIAVCLDAFVPESPVRELLARQGAQILVQPSANPGPWTPEQQADWLRGAWAATVQEGRFAYALNPMMTGALFDLAFYGQSALFARDARLAPEGRGYRDLGPMPGFLAVAATEDGEEILTARVPHPDAPLL
- the nadD gene encoding nicotinate-nucleotide adenylyltransferase, coding for MKRLGLLGGTFDPPHYGHLVLAEQARIQLQLDRVLFIPAAQPPHKPTAEVTPIAHRLQMLELAIAGNPFFEISRADIDRPGPHYTVDLLTILREAYPEAEFFFLMGSDSLVDLPRWRDPHRLIQMTWLAVMPRPGYVVHMPLLEQALPGISRRLIWLDAPFLDIASHDLRRRVRQGGSIRYLVPPEVEAYIHAHGLYRNADRPSTP